From the Desulfobacterales bacterium genome, one window contains:
- a CDS encoding YARHG domain-containing protein: MKKLFFSILSAGLFLPLALHAGCIDGDCQNGRGTMLSADGTIYVGQWKDGVHHGQGSLFLPDGTFIKGEFAKGSLVKDSEETAATVPRARAGAVAQPPGTYPEASTRLLTETDLAGLNAAELKLMRNEIFARHSYIFTSSALKKHFAEQPWYTPRFKEVYSRLSAMEKANIKLIVNRTKQLR, encoded by the coding sequence ATGAAAAAACTGTTTTTCTCAATACTCTCGGCTGGCCTCTTCCTGCCCCTCGCCCTCCATGCCGGCTGCATTGACGGCGATTGCCAGAACGGCCGGGGGACCATGCTCTCCGCCGACGGCACCATCTATGTGGGCCAGTGGAAGGATGGCGTCCACCACGGCCAGGGCAGCCTGTTCCTGCCCGACGGCACATTTATCAAGGGAGAGTTTGCCAAGGGTTCCTTGGTGAAAGACAGTGAAGAAACAGCGGCCACTGTCCCCCGGGCCCGGGCCGGCGCTGTTGCGCAACCCCCTGGCACCTATCCCGAGGCGTCGACCAGGCTGCTGACCGAGACGGACCTGGCCGGCCTGAACGCCGCGGAGTTGAAACTGATGCGCAACGAGATCTTTGCCCGCCATTCCTATATCTTCACCTCGTCGGCCCTGAAGAAACATTTTGCCGAACAGCCCTGGTATACCCCCCGGTTCAAAGAGGTCTATTCCAGACTGAGCGCCATGGAAAAGGCGAACATCAAGCTTATCGTCAACCGCACCAAACAGCTCAGATAA